AACGAGCTTTCGACCGCGGACGAGATCGTCGTCCACTGCCATCACGGGATACGTAGCGCGCAGGCGGTGAATTTCCTGAAGACACTCGGGTTCAAGAAGATCAAGAACCTTGCCGGCGGCATCGACGCGTGGTCGAAACAGGTGGATCCGACGGTGCCGAGGTATTGAGGCCGGCGTGCGACTTCGAAAGCCGGAGATGAAAAGCGGCATCTCCCTCCCACGTCACTGGAAAAACCCTTATGGCGCTCCCGCCTTCGGGTCTCGGCGATACAGTGGCCGAATCATACAAGATGTACCTCGGGGGAAAATGGGTTGAAGCGGAATCCGGCAAGAGAACGGATGTGCTGAACCCCGCGACGAACACGACCATCGCGAGCGTCCCCGAGGCCGGCCCCGTGGAGGCGAAGAACGCCATCGCCGTCGCCGCTGCCGCTGTCGATACGCCTGAATGGCGGGACATGGACCCGTCGCGCCGCGGCTCGATCCTCTCCAAGATCGCCTCGATCATCCGAGAACAACGGGACGCCCTTGCCCTTCTTGAGACGCAGAACAACGGGAAGACCATCAAGGAGGCGAAGGGGGACATGAACTACGTCGCCCGCACTTTCGACTACTATGCGGGTCTTGCCGACAAGATCGAAGGGACCACGATCCCCGTGCCCGGCGCCCGCCTCAATTATACGCTACGCGAGCCCCTCGGCGTGACGGTCCACATCGCCCCCTGGAACTACCCGTTGCTTCTTGCTTGCAGGAGTGTCGCTCCCGCGCTCGCCGCCGGGAATACGGTCATCCTGAAACCCGCGTCCATAACGCCGGTAACGGCCCTCAAACTCGGCGAGGTCGCCGAGAAGGCGGGGCTTCCGGCCGGCGTCCTGCAAGTGGTCACTGGAAGCGGTTCGGTACTTGGCAAGGCGCTCGCGTCGGACCCGCGCGTCGATGCGGTAGCCTTCACCGGATCGGCCGACACGGGCCGCGAGATCATGAAATACGCTGCGCCGAACGTGACACCGGTGACCCTCGAACTCGGAGGGAAAAGCCCGAACATCGTCTTCGCCGACGCGGACGTCAAGGCCGCCTCGCGAGGTGTCGTCACAGGCATATTCAGCAACGCCGGCCAGATGTGCTGGGCGGGATCGAGGCTATTGGTCCACGGATCAATCCACGAGACCCTGCTCTCAGAGGTCTCGAGGATGGCGAGCGCCCTCAAGGTGGGAAATGGCAGCGACGACAAGACGGAGATGGGGCCCGTCGCATCGCGCTCCCAGATGGAGCGCGTCATGAAGTACGTCGAGACGGGCAAGAAGGAGGGGGCTACGCTCGTCACGGGCGGGGAGCGCGCGGCAGAGGGCGAGCTCGCGAAAGGCAATTTCGTGAAGCCGACGATCTTCGACGGCGTCGCCCTCGACGCGACGATCGCGCGCGAGGAGATCTTCGGCCCCGTTCTCACGGTGTTCAAGTTCAAGGACTTCGACGATGCGATGAGGATCGCCAACCATACCGACTTCGGGCTCTTCTCGGGTGTTTGGACGAATTCCCTAGTGACGGCGCATACGGCGGCGGCGCGCATCAAGGCCGGCATGGTGAGCATAAACGAGTACCCGATAACGTTCCCGCAGACGCCCTTCGGCGGCTACAAGGACAGCGGCATAGGCTACGAACAGGGCCTCGCCGCCGTGGCCTCCTACACGCGGGTGAAGAACGTGAGCGTCAACATCGCCCCGCCCAAGAAGGCGAAGTAGGGGACAATGGTCGCGCTGCGCTTCGAACTGCAAGACGGCATCGGTGAACTCACGTTCACGCGGCCCGATAGGTTCAACGCACTCAACGAGAACGGCGCCAGGCAGTTCCGAAGGGAGATTGAGCGCGTCGCGGCCGATGCGGCGGTGCGCGCATTGATCATCACCGGAGAAGGGAAAGCATTCTGTGCCGGAGCGGACGTTTCCGAATTCGCCGAAAAGATGGACAAGGATCCGGTGGCCGCTGTCAAGGCGCTCACGGGGGAACTCCATCCGGCGATATTGGCCATGAGAGGCATGGAGAAGCCGACGGTATGCGCGTTGAACGGGGTCGCTGCGGGAGGAGGTGTGGGGATCGCGCTCGCGTGCGACGTGATCGTCGCGTCAGAGAACGCGAAGGTGACGCCGGCGTTTCTCAACGTGGGCCTTGCGCCTGATTCCGGCACCACGTGGTTTCTTCCACGCATCGTCGGTCTCAAGCGTGCTGAGGCGATGTTCCTCCTGAACGAGCCCGTCGACGCGGAGGAAGGGCACCGCATCGGGCTCTTCGCCAAGGTCGTGAACCACACTGCGCTCATGTCGACCGCGCGCGACACTGCGGCGGCACTGGCCCGCCTTTCGCCCCTCACCCTTCTACGGGCGCGCCAACTCCTCGACATGAGTCTCGAGAACACGCTTGAGGCACAACTAAAGGCCGAGCGGGGATTCAACGCCGAGAGCGCGGGGAGGAAGGACTTCGTGGACGGAGTCCGAGCCTTCGTCGAAAAGAGGCCGCCGAAGTTTTCAGGCGCCTAACACTTCGTGGACCCGTGCCTCATATAGCGTAAGGGGGGAGAGGCGCGAAAAGTCTAAGTGATTGTAGACCCCTGGGATGGAGCGGGAGCAGGATTGTTCGCGATCCCCAGATCTTCGTGGAACGTCGCAACCGGATTGGCTGTTACGCTCATCGTCACCCAAGGCTTTGCGATTTCGCCAAGCTTCGCGACCAGCGGCGACGATGATCCACACGTAGCGATACCCACCAGCGGCGCCTTCAACTTGACGCATCTCCCGTATGAGGGCGGAACGGCCAAGGTCGCATTGGTGGCACAGGAGCACGTTCTCCTGACCATGGAGGTTCAATGGCACGGTGGGCGCGTCGGCGGGAATTACATGACCGACCGCTTGGATATCATCGGCCCGTATGTGCGGTACTCCACGGGGGTGGTAGACTACGTACCTTGGGAAGCCGAAGCCCATGCAGCCGACTATGACATCCACGTTGAGCCCGATTTGAGGGCCGTGGCGTTCGACTGCGGCTTCTGTGGCGGTTCGGCGTCCGGCGAGACGACACAAAAATCTTTCATCTTGGCACCCGGCCAAGAAGTGATGGTGATTTTCTCTTCGACGGCTTTTGGGACCGGCTCGTACTTTGCCGTCGACTGGCAGGCCAATGACACGGCTTCCATGGAAGGGCCTGTGGTGCGCACGGGCGGCGTAGTGGTCATGGATATGGTCCAGGAGGCGCGACGTAGGGGCACAAACGTTGCAGTCTTGGGCTGGAACGCGGTCGGCGAGTATGGCGAACCTGTCGCGACGGTGGACGTGACGGATGGCGCTTTTGCCTCCATCAACGTCGTCAACCGACAAGCCGACCCCATAACCGTCCGGGTTAGCGGTGCGACCTCATTGGGCGAAGGGGTCGCGTCCGGTGGCTTTGGATTCTTCTTTGCCGACTTTGGCAGGAATGGACCGTTGACGCTGACGGTGACGATTGAAGGGTGGAATCCGGGCAACGAACCGTTTGAGGGTGAACCCCTGGAGGCATACGTTGTCGTTGCAGACATACTGGATCCCCCTGAATTCTACTGGCAATGGACGTATTGAGGACCGTCCGCTCAAGTGCATTGTTCGGGTCAGCTTCGCAATCGTGTGGCCGGTACCACAACACCACGGTGGCCCTAGACTCTACACCAATGTTTCGTGGCCAATAGTCTTAAGTATCGCGCCGGCCCGTCCAGTTTGCATGAGGGCGCGGACAACGGTCGGGGCCTTGGCTATCTCGCTCGTCCTGCCCATGGTGGCCGCCGGCCTCGCGTCGCTTGTCGCTGGCGCGGCGCCGATGGCGCCTTCCGCGATGCCCGCGGGCACCGGTCCGTCCTCTTCAGGCGGACTTGCGTTCACGGATTTCCCCGATGGACCGGGCTGGGTGAAGATTCAACTGATCCCGGATGGCCCGACCTCTATCACATACAAGGGGACATGGCAAGTCGGCGGCGGTACTGAACTTCGCGAGACGGAGCGTTTGTTGATCGGCCGCGGGACCCGCGATGGCCTTCTTGAATCCCATGGTGGAAGCAGTTCCGGGTTCTCCCTGTTCGGCGCACACCACAGTCGCCTAGGGGTTCACGCAGAACTCTGCGCATGTCCGTACTCTCGCGGGCCTGCCACGAACACCTTTGGTGGATCCCCGTACCCAATCGAATTGGACACGAACGTGCCCCTGTCCGTGATCATCGCCTCCACCGATTTTCAGCCTGGCAACTTGTTGACCTTGGAATGGGAAGCGAGAGGTTCGCCGATCAGGGTTGAGACTACGACGGGTGCCGGGGGCGTCTACGATATGGACTTGGTCGAGGAGGCGCGGCGGAACGGCCGCGGGGCATGGCTAGACCAGTCCCCGATCATTGGACGCGCGGGCGAGGCGGTGGCGCGGATTGGCGCTCGCAATGGTGCTATTGTGAGCTTCGCGGCGTGGGAATGGTCGGACGACGATCCCGCGTACGTGGTGAGGTACAATCTTAACGGTGACATCGTCCGCGCCACGGTCGACAGTGGGGCAGCCTTCTTCGCGCAAGCCGCCGTGCGGGGGGCCACAACAGTGGAAGTCGCGTTGGAACGGTGGGCGGAAGGTCGCGCGATCCAGGATGATCCGAATGCGCAAACGCGTCTCTTCGTGATTGATGTGGACCCGGTGTTCGAGTTTTCGCACACCTATTCTGGATAGGGGTCCCCGCAAAGGCAGTTCTGGGTCCTCCTCGGCTTCGCATTCAGGTTATCGCCTACCACAAAGCATTAGTACTGTCCGGATAACTGACGACCGATGCGGATTGGGGCGACCCTCGTAGTGTTCATTCTTCTGGCCGGTTGCGTCACGCCCGCCCCGCGTAGCCCCGGTGATGCCGGGATAGGCG
The Euryarchaeota archaeon DNA segment above includes these coding regions:
- a CDS encoding aldehyde dehydrogenase is translated as MALPPSGLGDTVAESYKMYLGGKWVEAESGKRTDVLNPATNTTIASVPEAGPVEAKNAIAVAAAAVDTPEWRDMDPSRRGSILSKIASIIREQRDALALLETQNNGKTIKEAKGDMNYVARTFDYYAGLADKIEGTTIPVPGARLNYTLREPLGVTVHIAPWNYPLLLACRSVAPALAAGNTVILKPASITPVTALKLGEVAEKAGLPAGVLQVVTGSGSVLGKALASDPRVDAVAFTGSADTGREIMKYAAPNVTPVTLELGGKSPNIVFADADVKAASRGVVTGIFSNAGQMCWAGSRLLVHGSIHETLLSEVSRMASALKVGNGSDDKTEMGPVASRSQMERVMKYVETGKKEGATLVTGGERAAEGELAKGNFVKPTIFDGVALDATIAREEIFGPVLTVFKFKDFDDAMRIANHTDFGLFSGVWTNSLVTAHTAAARIKAGMVSINEYPITFPQTPFGGYKDSGIGYEQGLAAVASYTRVKNVSVNIAPPKKAK
- a CDS encoding enoyl-CoA hydratase/isomerase family protein — encoded protein: MVALRFELQDGIGELTFTRPDRFNALNENGARQFRREIERVAADAAVRALIITGEGKAFCAGADVSEFAEKMDKDPVAAVKALTGELHPAILAMRGMEKPTVCALNGVAAGGGVGIALACDVIVASENAKVTPAFLNVGLAPDSGTTWFLPRIVGLKRAEAMFLLNEPVDAEEGHRIGLFAKVVNHTALMSTARDTAAALARLSPLTLLRARQLLDMSLENTLEAQLKAERGFNAESAGRKDFVDGVRAFVEKRPPKFSGA